One genomic window of Legionellales bacterium includes the following:
- the cas3 gene encoding CRISPR-associated helicase Cas3' codes for MTKGNGCLYKIPIAHVKQVNNVWVIHSLEEHLESVANIAAHMASEFANQDWAYLAGLWHDLGKYRPCFQQYIKTVSGYDAEAHIEHGKGRVDHSTTGAIYALEKMGKQIGRIIAYLIAGHHAGLPDWSASQSGNASLEMRIQNKKYLDEALANNIPSSITEFTMPKTKIKGDANGLHLWIRLLFSCLVDADFLDTEKFMSPEKFKQRSQWHDIDTLKTLFDHYMKIKIKTATKNHINQIRFSILDSCRQKASSEPGIFTLTVPTGGGKTLASMAFALDHAVKYHKKRIIVAIPYTSIIEQTANQYREIFGDQIIEHHSNIEPEKENSKSRLATENWDAPIIVTTNVQLFESLFAAKSSRCRKLHNLINSVIIIDEAQLIPPNFLQPILHILKILTEHYGVTLVLSTATQPVFTTRINPFEQIKLKGLDNSQEIIPDVNNVYKSLSRVNVTIPCDFHQRKTWSEIADELTALKKSVLAIVNTRKDCRDLFDLMPNGTLHLSGRMCGEHRSQVIQQIKNRLANNEVIKVISTQLVEAGVDLDFPVVYRALAGLDSIVQAAGRCNREGKFDKGEVIVFMPPKQSPRGMLLHAEQSTINVWHNLNGDPLDHHLFINYFNQYFDTETDEHKILDTLIKDAQDGIIQFRTAAKNFQIIDDTATRQILVPYKEEGKNLIEILEKSGPERYLLRKLQRYTVNIYEYEFKQLLSIGAIAEVALGIFSVIVSSAYSEECGLLVSDDLFSTEPENMIF; via the coding sequence ATTACCAAAGGAAACGGTTGCTTGTATAAAATTCCAATTGCACATGTAAAACAAGTTAATAATGTTTGGGTTATTCATTCACTAGAGGAACATCTAGAGTCCGTTGCAAATATTGCGGCTCACATGGCCTCTGAATTTGCTAATCAAGACTGGGCATACTTAGCTGGGTTATGGCATGACTTAGGAAAATATCGTCCATGCTTTCAACAGTATATTAAAACTGTTTCGGGCTATGATGCTGAAGCTCACATCGAACACGGTAAAGGCCGTGTTGATCATTCAACTACAGGAGCGATTTATGCCTTGGAGAAAATGGGAAAACAAATAGGGCGAATTATTGCTTATTTAATTGCAGGACATCACGCTGGGCTTCCTGACTGGAGTGCGAGCCAGTCAGGAAATGCATCTTTAGAAATGCGGATTCAAAATAAAAAATATTTAGACGAAGCACTGGCTAATAATATTCCCAGTAGTATTACTGAATTTACAATGCCAAAAACCAAAATCAAAGGAGATGCAAATGGATTGCACTTATGGATTCGATTATTATTTTCTTGCTTAGTCGATGCCGATTTTCTAGATACCGAAAAATTCATGTCACCAGAAAAATTTAAACAGCGATCACAGTGGCATGATATCGATACTTTGAAAACCTTATTCGATCATTATATGAAGATAAAAATTAAAACTGCTACAAAAAATCACATTAATCAAATTCGATTCTCAATTTTGGATTCTTGTCGTCAGAAAGCTTCATCTGAACCTGGAATATTTACTTTAACTGTTCCAACCGGAGGTGGTAAAACACTAGCGAGTATGGCATTTGCACTTGATCATGCTGTCAAATACCATAAAAAGCGAATTATTGTTGCGATTCCTTATACCAGTATTATAGAGCAAACTGCAAATCAATATCGAGAAATTTTTGGAGATCAAATTATTGAGCATCATTCTAATATAGAACCTGAAAAAGAAAATTCTAAAAGTCGTTTAGCTACGGAAAACTGGGATGCGCCAATAATTGTTACTACCAATGTTCAATTATTTGAATCATTATTTGCTGCTAAAAGTAGTCGGTGTCGTAAGTTGCATAATTTAATTAACTCAGTAATTATTATTGACGAAGCTCAACTTATCCCGCCAAATTTCCTACAACCAATATTACATATATTAAAAATTTTGACAGAGCACTATGGTGTAACTTTAGTATTATCCACAGCAACACAGCCTGTTTTTACCACGCGTATAAATCCTTTTGAACAGATTAAATTAAAGGGCTTGGATAATAGTCAAGAGATTATTCCTGATGTAAATAATGTGTATAAATCTTTATCGCGAGTCAATGTAACAATACCTTGTGATTTTCACCAACGCAAAACCTGGTCTGAAATTGCCGATGAATTAACAGCGCTGAAAAAATCGGTGTTAGCTATCGTCAATACACGCAAAGATTGCCGAGATTTATTTGACTTAATGCCGAATGGTACTTTGCATTTATCAGGTCGCATGTGCGGTGAACATCGTTCACAAGTGATCCAACAAATAAAAAACAGATTGGCTAACAATGAAGTAATTAAAGTAATTAGTACACAACTAGTTGAAGCCGGTGTTGATCTGGATTTCCCTGTTGTTTATCGTGCATTAGCAGGATTAGACTCAATAGTACAAGCTGCTGGTCGATGTAATCGTGAAGGTAAATTCGATAAAGGGGAGGTTATTGTTTTTATGCCACCAAAACAGTCGCCTCGTGGTATGTTGCTTCATGCCGAACAATCAACAATAAATGTGTGGCACAATTTAAACGGCGATCCATTAGATCATCATTTATTTATAAATTATTTTAATCAATATTTTGATACAGAAACAGATGAGCATAAAATTTTGGATACACTTATCAAAGATGCGCAAGATGGGATTATACAATTCAGGACTGCTGCAAAAAATTTTCAGATTATTGATGATACGGCGACTCGACAAATATTAGTGCCTTACAAAGAAGAAGGAAAGAATTTAATTGAAATTTTGGAAAAGTCGGGTCCAGAACGATATTTATTAAGAAAACTGCAACGATACACTGTTAATATTTATGAGTATGAATTTAAGCAATTGTTAAGTATAGGAGCAATTGCAGAAGTGGCGCTTGGAATTTTTTCAGTGATTGTTTCGAGCGCATATAGCGAAGAGTGCGGCTTATTAGTTTCTGATGATTTATTTTCAACAGAACCAGAAAATATGATTTTTTAA
- the cas4 gene encoding CRISPR-associated protein Cas4, which translates to MLINEDNYLPISALQHYAFCPRQCALINIEQAWAENFWTAEGRLLHERVDGGEAEQRGYFRTERSVAVISHRLKINGKLDLLEITGRHPKKYFPVEYKRGKPKIENWDKVQLCAQVFCLEEMRNIEINEAAIWYWKTRKREYMIIDQSLRDLTEKIIIDTHEMIESGITPKPTFSKRCLSCSLIDLCEPKIIQNDQSKNYINGIFKV; encoded by the coding sequence ATGTTGATCAATGAAGATAATTATCTTCCAATTTCAGCCCTTCAACACTACGCATTCTGCCCAAGGCAATGTGCTTTAATCAACATTGAGCAAGCTTGGGCAGAAAATTTTTGGACAGCAGAAGGGCGATTATTACATGAACGTGTTGACGGTGGTGAAGCCGAACAACGAGGTTATTTTCGTACGGAAAGAAGTGTTGCCGTTATTTCACATCGTTTAAAAATTAATGGCAAACTTGATTTATTAGAAATTACTGGTAGGCATCCCAAAAAATATTTTCCAGTCGAATATAAGCGTGGCAAACCAAAAATTGAAAACTGGGATAAAGTTCAACTGTGTGCCCAGGTATTTTGTTTGGAAGAAATGCGAAATATTGAAATCAACGAGGCTGCTATTTGGTATTGGAAAACTAGAAAACGAGAGTATATGATTATCGATCAGTCTTTACGAGATTTAACGGAAAAAATTATTATTGATACTCATGAAATGATCGAATCGGGTATTACGCCTAAGCCCACTTTTAGCAAACGTTGCCTTTCCTGCTCATTAATCGATCTTTGTGAACCCAAAATAATCCAAAATGATCAATCAAAAAACTATATAAACGGGATTTTTAAAGTATGA
- the secG gene encoding preprotein translocase subunit SecG, whose amino-acid sequence MEQLILIIHVLVSIFLIVLILIQHGKGADMGAAFGSGASQTVFGSQGKAPFLLKLTGSLAVVFFVTCLILGNIASNQSRQQTILSIPSTTPAKTVPIEPSTNNNAKPISSALPVKTPVTE is encoded by the coding sequence ATGGAACAGCTGATCCTCATTATTCACGTTCTCGTTTCGATTTTTTTAATTGTGTTGATTTTAATTCAACATGGTAAAGGCGCTGATATGGGAGCCGCTTTTGGCAGTGGTGCCTCACAAACGGTGTTTGGCAGCCAAGGCAAAGCACCATTTTTACTCAAATTAACTGGTAGTTTAGCCGTCGTATTTTTTGTAACCTGCTTAATTTTAGGCAATATTGCTTCTAACCAATCACGTCAACAAACTATTTTATCAATTCCAAGTACCACACCTGCGAAAACGGTACCTATCGAACCCTCCACCAACAATAATGCGAAGCCGATAAGCTCAGCATTACCTGTAAAAACGCCTGTCACGGAATAG
- the cas8c gene encoding type I-C CRISPR-associated protein Cas8c/Csd1 — MILQALKDYYDRKIRDPESEIAPKGFEHKEIPFVIVIDAQGQLVQIEDTRYKVGSQSRAKAFLVPQSVKRTAGIKANLLWDNAKYLLGLSVETNEQVVKCHQAFINRIIEFNINDDEAICAILNFLKNDPIEKIKLVENFSEIEETNPFMAIRLSGDLDLVCQKKMIIDKIIQAPSDKDLGICLITGDIAPIANLHPSIKGVKDAKSTGGNIISFNQKSFLSFAKEQGSNAPIGDSATFAYTTALNHLLRKDSNQKIQIGDATTVFWSQKKSAFENEFSSLFEESPNKDDPDRFTENVKSFLNGVDSGVLPESDKENSFYILGLSPNQARISIRFWHVGTIEECSLKIAQHFHDMEIIFSSNQKPYYSIWRYLIAIAAQGKSDNIPPNIAGNWMRCILAGLPYPEALFQAVLRRITAEQDVTQQRAAIIKAYLNRRARFQHQTQQKEITVSLDPSNHNIGYCLGRIFSVLEKIQEEANPGINATIRDKYYSAVSGTPAHVMPILMRLKNHHINKLASPGRKIYFEKLLGQIMENLHEFPKQLNLPDQGRFAIGYYHQRQAFFTKKENVTEGE; from the coding sequence ATGATTTTGCAAGCATTAAAAGATTATTATGATCGAAAAATAAGAGATCCTGAAAGTGAAATAGCACCAAAAGGATTTGAGCATAAAGAAATCCCATTTGTCATTGTAATTGATGCTCAAGGACAATTAGTTCAAATTGAAGACACACGTTATAAAGTTGGTTCACAATCAAGAGCTAAAGCTTTTCTTGTTCCTCAATCTGTGAAGCGAACCGCTGGTATAAAAGCGAATTTACTATGGGATAATGCAAAATATTTATTAGGCCTGTCAGTTGAAACTAATGAACAAGTTGTAAAATGCCATCAAGCCTTTATTAATAGAATAATAGAATTTAATATTAATGATGATGAGGCAATTTGTGCGATATTAAATTTTTTGAAAAATGATCCAATTGAAAAAATCAAATTGGTCGAAAATTTTTCCGAAATAGAAGAAACCAATCCATTTATGGCCATACGTTTAAGTGGAGATCTGGATTTAGTCTGTCAGAAAAAAATGATAATTGATAAAATTATACAAGCTCCTAGTGATAAAGATCTGGGTATTTGCTTAATTACAGGTGATATAGCACCTATTGCAAATTTGCATCCATCTATTAAAGGTGTCAAAGATGCAAAATCAACTGGTGGAAATATTATTTCATTTAATCAGAAATCATTTTTATCTTTTGCTAAAGAACAAGGATCAAATGCTCCAATTGGTGATTCCGCGACTTTTGCATATACCACTGCATTGAATCATTTATTACGTAAAGATTCCAACCAAAAAATCCAAATCGGCGATGCTACTACTGTATTTTGGTCACAAAAAAAGTCAGCTTTTGAAAATGAATTTTCTTCATTATTCGAAGAAAGCCCTAACAAAGATGATCCCGATCGCTTCACTGAAAATGTAAAAAGTTTTTTGAACGGGGTTGATTCTGGGGTGCTTCCTGAGAGTGATAAAGAAAATAGTTTCTACATACTAGGCTTATCGCCAAATCAGGCAAGAATATCAATTCGCTTTTGGCATGTAGGAACCATTGAAGAATGCTCATTAAAAATCGCACAACATTTCCATGATATGGAAATAATATTTTCGAGCAACCAAAAACCTTATTATTCTATTTGGCGATACTTGATTGCTATAGCAGCACAAGGAAAATCAGACAATATTCCACCGAATATTGCTGGCAATTGGATGCGCTGCATTTTAGCAGGCTTACCTTATCCTGAAGCATTATTTCAGGCTGTTTTAAGGCGCATTACTGCAGAACAAGATGTTACTCAACAACGCGCTGCAATAATTAAAGCATATTTAAATCGCAGAGCTAGATTTCAGCATCAAACTCAACAGAAGGAGATCACCGTGTCACTTGATCCAAGTAATCACAATATTGGTTATTGCTTAGGACGTATATTTTCAGTGTTAGAAAAAATTCAAGAGGAAGCAAACCCTGGGATTAATGCCACTATTCGTGATAAGTATTATTCTGCCGTATCGGGAACGCCAGCTCATGTCATGCCAATTTTAATGCGCTTGAAAAATCATCATATTAATAAACTGGCTAGTCCTGGACGAAAAATTTATTTTGAAAAATTATTGGGACAAATTATGGAAAATCTTCATGAATTTCCTAAGCAATTAAATTTACCCGATCAAGGCCGCTTTGCGATTGGTTATTACCATCAACGCCAAGCATTTTTCACCAAAAAAGAAAATGTCACTGAAGGAGAATAA
- the cas5c gene encoding type I-C CRISPR-associated protein Cas5: MPTNYCLEVNGDFACFTRPEMKVERVSYDVITPSSARSIFEAIFWKPSIRWQITQIDVLKPIHWTSARRNELSNVVSSSSVTSAMKNNKGSLGIYIEEDRQQRAGLYLRDVSYRLYADLIFDQTKDVSAEYGKYTAMFERRALKGQCFNQPYLGCREFSCDFKLVLDNGNQKKPINETRSLGWMLYDLDYQNVSSPNPRFFNAEMKNGVILIPDWNSEEVRG; the protein is encoded by the coding sequence ATGCCAACAAATTATTGTTTAGAAGTGAATGGTGATTTTGCTTGTTTTACCAGGCCAGAAATGAAAGTGGAACGAGTGAGCTACGATGTGATAACGCCTTCATCTGCGCGTTCGATTTTTGAAGCCATTTTTTGGAAACCATCTATTCGTTGGCAAATCACACAGATTGATGTATTAAAACCTATTCACTGGACATCGGCTAGACGAAATGAGCTAAGTAATGTAGTTTCTTCGAGTTCAGTCACATCAGCCATGAAAAATAATAAAGGCTCACTAGGAATTTATATTGAAGAGGATCGACAGCAACGAGCCGGACTTTACTTGCGAGATGTCAGTTATCGCCTGTATGCGGATTTAATATTTGATCAAACAAAAGATGTTTCAGCAGAATATGGAAAATATACTGCAATGTTTGAACGTCGTGCTTTAAAAGGACAATGCTTTAATCAACCCTATTTAGGTTGTCGAGAATTTTCTTGTGATTTTAAGTTGGTTCTAGATAATGGAAATCAAAAAAAACCAATTAATGAAACTCGTTCCTTAGGTTGGATGCTTTATGATTTAGATTATCAGAATGTATCTTCTCCAAACCCACGATTTTTTAATGCAGAAATGAAAAATGGTGTGATACTCATTCCTGATTGGAATAGTGAGGAGGTGAGAGGATGA
- the cas7c gene encoding type I-C CRISPR-associated protein Cas7/Csd2, with the protein MSIENRYDFVLLFDVKDGNPNGDPDAGNLPRLDAETGQGLVTDVCLKRKIRNYVSLVNTGQPRFNIYIKEKAILNDIHEEAYKAIGAEHLLDGDSKKRKGGDKVNDARQWLCDNFYDIRTFGAVMSTGVNCGQVRGPVQLTFARSNDPIISSEHAITRMAVTTKAEAEKQDGDNRTMGRKFTVPYGLYRSHGFISASLAEQTGFDNSDLDLLIEALTNMFEHDRSAARGEMNIRGLYLFKHQSKLGNAHAKDLFNRITLVNSDPNKPPRCFEDYQINVNTENLPEEVILERVVG; encoded by the coding sequence ATGAGTATCGAAAACCGTTATGATTTTGTATTGTTGTTTGATGTTAAAGATGGTAATCCCAATGGTGACCCAGACGCAGGAAATTTACCTAGATTAGATGCAGAAACAGGACAAGGATTAGTGACAGATGTTTGTTTAAAACGAAAAATTAGAAACTATGTCAGCTTAGTGAACACTGGGCAACCAAGATTCAATATTTATATCAAAGAAAAAGCTATCTTAAATGATATTCATGAAGAAGCTTATAAAGCAATTGGTGCTGAGCATCTACTAGATGGAGATAGTAAAAAGCGTAAGGGTGGCGATAAGGTTAATGATGCGCGTCAATGGTTATGCGACAATTTTTATGACATTCGTACGTTTGGTGCGGTGATGTCTACAGGGGTAAATTGTGGCCAAGTAAGAGGTCCAGTACAATTAACCTTTGCCCGCTCTAATGATCCTATCATTTCTTCTGAGCATGCCATCACGAGAATGGCTGTAACTACTAAAGCTGAAGCAGAAAAGCAAGATGGTGATAATCGAACCATGGGACGCAAATTTACTGTTCCTTATGGTTTATATCGTTCACACGGTTTTATTTCCGCATCATTAGCAGAACAAACTGGATTTGATAATTCGGATTTGGATTTACTAATAGAAGCCTTAACAAATATGTTTGAACATGATCGTTCAGCCGCTCGCGGTGAAATGAATATCCGCGGTTTATATTTATTTAAACATCAATCAAAACTTGGAAATGCACATGCCAAAGATTTATTTAATCGTATTACTTTAGTTAATTCAGATCCTAATAAACCACCTCGCTGTTTTGAGGATTATCAAATTAATGTTAATACTGAGAATTTACCGGAGGAAGTGATCTTAGAACGTGTTGTTGGATAA